The following coding sequences are from one Streptomyces angustmyceticus window:
- a CDS encoding MFS transporter → MKTATAARVAPPAVENEAGPGLARRQVFAVAGCYFVASFAALGLPPYLTEILPELGDGAARWAGLLYIVPTIFGAIGAPLWGRLADRFGRKRLLLRAQLGLAAAFLLAGWADSIGTFAAALVLQGVLGGTFAASNGYLGAALEGHALSRALTLMQGSARAALVCAPIVVGALTPWLSPHRQYALLAVLPLAAAAMLAALPEPPRSRTAAPQTAAAEVEADGTPPVEATAEPSGRAPAASLRALYAIEFAFVFSTVISFPYLISLIKERIPGTGPMVSGVLFALPHMCYLIAAIPVHSLFRHRPRAGIALGFGCIALGLAGHGIAHSLTAFVAVRLVLGAGLTLGLVCMSVLAADCAKGRAPGGLFGSIEFFSKAGAVAAGMAAAVGNDWFGPTAPVLTGTAIALVTVVATALPRLPRTLRTRRSL, encoded by the coding sequence ATGAAAACCGCCACCGCCGCACGGGTCGCACCCCCGGCCGTCGAGAACGAGGCCGGCCCCGGACTCGCCCGCCGCCAGGTCTTCGCCGTCGCCGGCTGCTACTTCGTGGCCTCGTTCGCCGCGCTGGGCCTGCCGCCCTACCTCACCGAGATCCTGCCCGAGCTGGGCGACGGCGCCGCCCGCTGGGCCGGCCTGCTCTACATCGTGCCCACCATCTTCGGCGCCATCGGCGCGCCGCTGTGGGGGCGGCTCGCGGACCGCTTCGGCCGCAAACGGCTGCTGCTGCGCGCGCAGTTGGGGCTCGCCGCGGCGTTCCTGCTGGCGGGCTGGGCCGACTCGATCGGCACCTTCGCCGCCGCGCTGGTGCTCCAGGGCGTGCTGGGCGGCACCTTCGCCGCGTCCAACGGCTACCTGGGGGCGGCGCTGGAGGGCCATGCGCTGTCCCGGGCGCTGACGCTGATGCAGGGCAGCGCCCGTGCGGCGCTGGTGTGCGCGCCGATCGTGGTCGGCGCGCTGACGCCGTGGCTGTCGCCGCACCGCCAGTACGCGCTGCTGGCCGTGCTGCCGCTGGCCGCCGCCGCGATGCTGGCGGCGCTGCCGGAGCCGCCGCGGTCCCGGACCGCCGCGCCGCAGACCGCCGCGGCGGAGGTCGAGGCGGACGGGACGCCGCCGGTCGAGGCGACGGCGGAGCCCTCCGGGCGCGCCCCGGCCGCTTCCCTGCGGGCCCTGTACGCCATCGAGTTCGCCTTCGTCTTCTCCACCGTCATCTCCTTCCCGTACCTGATCTCCCTCATCAAGGAGCGGATACCCGGCACCGGACCGATGGTGTCCGGTGTCCTCTTCGCCCTGCCGCACATGTGCTACCTGATCGCCGCGATCCCGGTGCACTCGCTCTTCCGCCACCGCCCCCGGGCCGGCATAGCGCTCGGCTTCGGCTGTATCGCGCTGGGCCTGGCCGGGCACGGCATCGCCCACTCGCTCACCGCCTTCGTCGCGGTCCGCCTGGTGCTCGGCGCCGGCCTCACCCTGGGCCTGGTGTGCATGTCGGTGCTGGCCGCCGACTGCGCCAAGGGCCGTGCCCCCGGCGGGCTGTTCGGCTCGATCGAATTCTTCTCCAAGGCCGGCGCGGTCGCCGCCGGCATGGCCGCGGCCGTCGGGAACGACTGGTTCGGCCCCACCGCGCCCGTCCTGACCGGGACCGCGATTGCGCTGGTCACCGTGGTGGCGACCGCCCTCCCCCGCCTTCCCCGTACTCTCCGCACCCGCAGGAGCCTTTGA
- a CDS encoding ATP-grasp domain-containing protein, which produces MRMYLLALNPTDSVTEGFLPAAARLGLDVTLLTDQPEAHRRAGCRADEVLECDVRDFRAVITRIATHHPAAAVFTNSDHLQTQAALAADYFGLPGKDWRATLRAKNKAEMRRHLAASGADTVRSAELAPGRDPSALTAAGLPYPCVVKPREGVASEDVLLAEGPAELEARAREIQARRPQAALVAEEFLAGELYTLETLGDGRRRHLLGGFHTTLSAPPSFIEERHDFVAAHPEPVVAQVLAQLDALGVGFGACHTEFVVHEGRARLIEVNYRVIGDQCDLLLARVLGIELFEHVLRTHLGEPLPADLGVRPGGAGRVEYALADRAGTLTAAPAATDRETDGVRLAYRPLRAVGTEHPHYRTNRDYLGVLRATGTDRDALDRAAQDFFTAERWEISS; this is translated from the coding sequence ATGCGGATGTACCTGCTCGCGCTCAACCCCACCGACTCGGTCACCGAGGGATTCCTCCCCGCCGCCGCCCGCCTCGGTCTCGATGTCACGCTGCTGACGGACCAGCCCGAGGCCCACCGGCGCGCCGGCTGCCGGGCCGACGAGGTCCTGGAGTGCGACGTCCGTGACTTCCGTGCGGTCATCACCCGCATCGCCACGCACCACCCGGCCGCCGCGGTCTTCACCAACAGCGACCACCTGCAGACCCAGGCGGCCCTGGCCGCCGATTACTTCGGGCTGCCCGGCAAGGACTGGCGGGCCACGCTGCGCGCCAAGAACAAGGCCGAGATGCGCCGCCACCTCGCCGCGTCCGGCGCCGACACCGTGCGGTCCGCCGAGCTCGCGCCCGGCCGGGACCCGTCCGCCCTGACCGCCGCGGGGCTGCCCTACCCCTGTGTCGTCAAACCGCGTGAGGGCGTGGCCAGCGAGGACGTGCTGCTGGCCGAGGGACCCGCGGAGCTGGAGGCGCGCGCCCGGGAGATCCAGGCCCGGCGCCCGCAGGCGGCGCTGGTCGCCGAGGAGTTCCTGGCCGGCGAGCTCTACACCCTGGAGACCCTGGGCGACGGCCGGCGGCGCCACCTCCTGGGCGGTTTCCACACCACGCTCTCCGCGCCGCCGTCCTTCATCGAGGAGCGGCACGACTTCGTCGCCGCCCACCCGGAGCCCGTCGTCGCCCAGGTGCTGGCGCAACTCGACGCGCTGGGCGTCGGGTTCGGCGCCTGCCACACCGAGTTCGTGGTGCACGAGGGCCGGGCGCGGCTCATCGAGGTGAACTACCGCGTCATCGGCGACCAGTGCGATCTGCTGCTCGCCCGGGTCCTGGGCATCGAGCTGTTCGAGCACGTCCTGCGCACTCACCTCGGCGAGCCGCTGCCCGCCGACCTCGGTGTCCGGCCGGGCGGCGCGGGCCGGGTGGAGTACGCCCTCGCCGACCGGGCCGGGACGCTCACCGCCGCGCCCGCCGCCACGGACCGCGAGACGGACGGCGTACGGCTGGCCTACCGGCCGCTGCGCGCGGTCGGCACCGAGCACCCGCACTACCGCACCAACCGCGACTACCTCGGCGTCCTGCGGGCCACCGGCACCGACCGCGACGCCCTGGACCGGGCCGCGCAGGACTTCTTCACCGCCGAGCGCTGGGAGATCTCGTCATGA
- a CDS encoding IucA/IucC family protein, giving the protein MPSLTNSPAPAAAGAAPAGLPTADQAVAHTLLNCLLREVSGPEHQTAVDHGRLLLRLPRRGVLLRVALRRTSLFGAHRFTGPVSEQTADGWAEVGWRRLAEYVHAELSLRTGVDNEEFLAQIASSHQAVSAALAARTEQDPAAPADGADGWQAAYVTSEQSLLLGHRFHPTPKARTGDPTAWQSYAPETGAVFPLLLLAVREELIAEERSADGAADPLDALHADVPDGYRLLPVHPWQYELLRDHAGLAEALERDDIRVLGSSETPFAATASVRTLYDGDAFLKFSLNIRITNCLRKNASYELSGAVALTRLLAPALADLAARFPGAAVLREPAYRSLALPGADGRPDTELLEGFGVIVREGLSQRLLPGTTPLLAGAVADEYPTSAAHLSRLLEGAGPQAALEWWAAYLNLLVPPVLAAYFDHGLVLEPHLQNVLVCVDGDGMPAQVLFRDLEGTKLVPEHHAGLLASLPEQVAAPMTYDAQRGWDRVVYCLLVNHVAEMLAALADLHPDTETELWAQVRRTLQAHADRYGCPPRLAALLAGVPLPAKANLLTRWERKADREAGYVRLASPLAEAVLSGAARTDDTTPWSA; this is encoded by the coding sequence ATGCCCTCGCTGACCAATTCACCCGCCCCCGCCGCGGCCGGCGCCGCCCCCGCCGGTCTGCCCACCGCGGACCAGGCCGTGGCGCACACCCTGCTCAACTGCCTGCTGCGGGAGGTGTCCGGGCCCGAGCACCAGACCGCCGTCGACCACGGGCGGCTGCTGCTGCGCCTGCCGCGCCGCGGCGTGCTGCTGCGGGTCGCGCTGCGGCGGACCTCGCTGTTCGGCGCGCACCGGTTCACCGGCCCGGTGTCCGAACAGACCGCGGACGGCTGGGCCGAGGTCGGCTGGCGCCGGCTGGCCGAGTACGTGCACGCCGAGCTGTCGCTGCGCACCGGCGTCGACAACGAGGAGTTTCTGGCCCAGATCGCCTCCAGCCACCAGGCCGTCTCGGCGGCGCTGGCGGCCCGTACGGAGCAGGACCCGGCCGCCCCGGCGGACGGCGCGGACGGCTGGCAGGCCGCCTACGTCACCTCCGAGCAGTCGCTGCTCCTGGGCCACCGCTTCCACCCGACCCCCAAGGCCCGCACCGGCGACCCCACCGCCTGGCAGTCCTACGCCCCCGAGACCGGGGCGGTCTTCCCGCTGCTGCTGCTCGCCGTGCGCGAGGAGCTGATCGCCGAGGAGCGGTCCGCCGACGGGGCCGCCGACCCGCTGGACGCGCTGCACGCCGACGTTCCCGACGGCTACCGGCTGCTGCCCGTCCACCCCTGGCAGTACGAGCTGCTGCGCGACCACGCGGGCCTCGCGGAGGCACTGGAGCGCGACGACATCCGCGTCCTGGGCAGCAGCGAGACGCCGTTCGCCGCCACCGCTTCGGTGCGCACGCTCTACGACGGCGACGCCTTCCTGAAGTTCAGCCTCAACATCCGGATCACCAACTGCCTCCGGAAGAACGCCAGTTACGAGCTGTCCGGGGCGGTGGCCCTCACCCGGCTGCTGGCGCCGGCGCTCGCCGACCTCGCCGCCCGCTTCCCCGGCGCCGCGGTGCTCCGCGAGCCCGCCTACCGCAGCCTCGCGCTGCCCGGCGCCGACGGCCGCCCGGACACCGAGCTGCTGGAGGGCTTCGGCGTCATCGTCCGCGAGGGCCTGTCCCAGCGGCTGCTGCCGGGCACCACCCCGCTGCTGGCGGGCGCGGTCGCCGACGAGTACCCCACCAGCGCCGCGCACCTCTCGCGCCTCCTGGAAGGCGCCGGCCCGCAGGCCGCGCTGGAGTGGTGGGCCGCCTACCTCAACCTGCTCGTGCCGCCGGTGCTCGCCGCCTACTTCGACCACGGCCTGGTGCTGGAGCCGCACCTGCAGAACGTGCTGGTCTGCGTCGACGGCGACGGGATGCCCGCGCAGGTCCTCTTCCGCGACCTGGAGGGCACCAAGCTCGTCCCCGAGCACCACGCCGGCCTGCTGGCCTCGCTGCCCGAGCAGGTCGCGGCGCCGATGACGTACGACGCCCAGCGCGGCTGGGACCGGGTGGTGTACTGCCTGCTGGTCAACCACGTCGCCGAGATGCTCGCCGCGCTCGCCGACCTGCACCCGGACACCGAGACCGAGCTGTGGGCGCAGGTCCGCCGCACCCTGCAGGCCCACGCCGACCGCTACGGCTGCCCGCCGCGGCTGGCCGCGCTGCTGGCCGGCGTCCCGCTGCCCGCCAAGGCCAACCTGCTCACCCGCTGGGAGCGCAAGGCCGACCGCGAGGCCGGCTACGTCCGGCTGGCGTCGCCGCTGGCCGAGGCCGTTCTGTCGGGCGCCGCGCGCACCGACGACACCACCCCCTGGAGCGCATGA
- a CDS encoding ABC transporter substrate-binding protein has product MFTRSSLRGSGRLPAALLTVVLGAGALTACGGSTSSGGDDAAKAGAGFPRSVKSAMGGDVKIPAKPKRVVVLDTGELDDVTTLGVKPVGAVSPHMKTEGGFPTYLKDEIGGVKDVGPLLEPNLEKIIALKPDLILSSKVRHEKIYDKLQQIAPTVFTETTGGPWKANLKVHAKALGLEKEADRKLTEYQSRAKALGEAIKKKYHGKMPSASVVRFVAGPTRLYQKSSYSGVVLDDIGLARPKSQSSTDPAKTMLDVSPEQIDKADADLVFVTTADTPSKTQQKDVTSNPVWKDLPAVKKHKVFDVPDETWMSGIGIQAAEHMLADVAKATGVPLPKA; this is encoded by the coding sequence ATGTTCACCAGATCCTCTCTGCGCGGCTCCGGACGGCTGCCGGCCGCGCTGCTCACCGTCGTCCTGGGCGCCGGCGCCCTCACCGCGTGCGGCGGCAGCACCTCCTCCGGGGGCGACGACGCGGCGAAGGCAGGCGCCGGGTTCCCGCGCAGCGTCAAGAGCGCCATGGGCGGCGACGTGAAGATCCCCGCCAAGCCCAAGCGCGTGGTCGTCCTGGACACCGGTGAGCTCGACGACGTCACCACGCTCGGCGTCAAGCCGGTCGGCGCGGTCTCCCCGCACATGAAGACCGAGGGCGGCTTCCCGACCTACCTCAAGGACGAGATCGGGGGTGTCAAGGACGTCGGTCCGCTGCTGGAGCCGAACCTGGAGAAGATCATCGCCCTGAAGCCCGACCTGATCCTGTCCTCCAAGGTCCGGCACGAGAAGATCTACGACAAGCTCCAGCAGATCGCGCCGACGGTCTTCACCGAGACCACCGGCGGCCCCTGGAAGGCCAACCTCAAGGTCCACGCCAAGGCGCTGGGGCTGGAGAAGGAAGCCGACCGGAAGCTGACGGAGTACCAGAGCCGGGCCAAGGCGCTGGGCGAGGCCATCAAGAAGAAGTACCACGGCAAGATGCCGTCGGCGTCCGTGGTGCGCTTCGTCGCGGGCCCGACCCGCCTCTACCAGAAGTCCTCCTACAGCGGTGTGGTCCTCGACGACATCGGCCTGGCCCGGCCGAAGTCGCAGAGCTCGACCGACCCGGCCAAGACGATGCTCGACGTCAGCCCCGAGCAGATCGACAAGGCCGACGCGGACCTGGTGTTCGTGACGACCGCGGACACCCCGAGCAAGACCCAGCAGAAGGACGTCACGTCCAACCCGGTCTGGAAGGACCTGCCGGCCGTCAAGAAGCACAAGGTCTTCGACGTGCCCGACGAGACCTGGATGTCCGGCATCGGCATCCAGGCCGCCGAGCACATGCTCGCCGACGTGGCCAAGGCCACCGGCGTGCCGCTGCCGAAGGCCTGA
- a CDS encoding type III PLP-dependent enzyme encodes MTTPAPALTPDVRDRARSLAPGELPAYLYDLTALRTHLAEVRAALPDRVELYYAAKANPEPEILAALRPYVDGYEVSSGGELAHVGKAVPGAPLAFGGPGKTPAEVARALELGVERFHVESVYEIHLLASLAARLAPERRVAVLARFNLPVDDGSLDGSSLAMGGRPTPFGLDPDQAGEVVALLTDGTCPQLELRGIHAHLASGLEAPEQLAVSEAIVAWAAALAAQHRVPLTEVTLGGGMAVDYADPERRFDWTAFGAGLARLADAHPGLTLRLEPGRALTAYCGWYATEVLDVKHSHGEEFAVVRGGTHHLRTPATKGHDQPCTVLTSDTPWPHPWPRSAARGGLVTVTGQLCTPKDVLARDVPAPGLRAGDRVVFGVAGAYAWNISHHDFLMHPRPGFHFLGAAEPGTTGEV; translated from the coding sequence ATGACCACCCCCGCCCCCGCCCTCACCCCGGACGTCCGCGACCGCGCCCGGTCCCTCGCGCCCGGGGAACTGCCCGCCTACCTCTACGACCTGACGGCGCTGCGCACGCACCTGGCGGAGGTACGGGCCGCGCTGCCGGACCGAGTGGAGCTGTACTACGCGGCCAAGGCCAACCCCGAGCCGGAGATCCTGGCGGCGCTGCGCCCGTACGTGGACGGCTACGAGGTCTCCTCCGGCGGCGAGCTGGCACACGTCGGCAAGGCCGTGCCGGGCGCCCCGCTCGCCTTCGGCGGACCGGGCAAGACGCCCGCCGAGGTCGCCCGAGCGCTGGAGCTGGGCGTGGAGCGCTTCCACGTGGAGAGCGTGTACGAGATCCACCTGCTCGCGAGCCTGGCCGCCCGCCTCGCCCCCGAGCGCCGGGTAGCGGTGCTGGCCCGCTTCAACCTGCCGGTCGACGACGGCTCCCTGGACGGCAGTTCGCTGGCCATGGGCGGCCGTCCCACCCCCTTCGGGCTGGACCCGGACCAGGCCGGTGAGGTCGTCGCCCTGCTCACCGACGGCACCTGCCCGCAGCTCGAACTCCGCGGCATCCACGCCCATTTGGCCAGCGGCCTGGAGGCGCCCGAGCAGCTCGCGGTGTCCGAGGCCATCGTGGCGTGGGCCGCCGCCCTGGCCGCGCAGCACCGCGTCCCGCTGACCGAGGTGACCCTCGGCGGCGGCATGGCCGTCGACTACGCCGACCCGGAGCGCCGGTTCGACTGGACGGCCTTCGGCGCGGGCCTGGCGCGGCTCGCCGACGCCCACCCCGGCCTCACCCTGCGCCTGGAGCCGGGGCGCGCGCTCACCGCGTACTGCGGCTGGTACGCCACCGAGGTGCTGGACGTGAAGCACAGCCACGGCGAGGAGTTCGCCGTGGTCCGCGGCGGCACCCACCATCTGCGCACCCCCGCCACCAAGGGCCACGACCAGCCCTGCACGGTCCTGACCTCCGACACGCCCTGGCCGCACCCCTGGCCGCGGTCGGCCGCGCGCGGCGGCCTGGTCACCGTCACCGGGCAGCTGTGCACCCCCAAGGACGTCCTCGCCCGCGATGTCCCGGCACCGGGGCTGCGGGCCGGTGACCGGGTGGTGTTCGGGGTCGCCGGAGCGTACGCCTGGAACATCTCGCACCACGACTTCCTGATGCACCCGCGGCCCGGCTTCCACTTCCTGGGCGCCGCGGAGCCCGGCACGACCGGGGAGGTCTGA
- a CDS encoding NAD(P)/FAD-dependent oxidoreductase, which translates to MAQNTAFIIAGAGLAGAKAAEALRTEGFDGPVLLLGEERERPYERPPLSKGYLLGTSEKEKVYVHPPQWYAANDVDLRTGNAVTALDPAAHEVTLADGSRLGYAKLLLATGSTPRTLPVPGADLDGVHTLRRLADSDRLKDVFRSAARIVVIGGGWIGLETAAAARAAGVEVTVLESAPLPLLGVLGPEVAQIFAGLHTEHGVALRCDTQVTEITGTDGAVDGVRLADGTRIAADAVIVGVGITPNSELAAAAGLKVDDGVVVDERLCSSHPDIHAAGDVANAYHPLLGKHLRVEHWANALHQPATAARAMLGREAVHDRLPYFFTDQYDLGMEYTGHVEPGGYDRVVFRGDTAAREFIAFWLSGGRVLAGMNVNVWDVTEPIRALVASGRAVDPERLADPGVPLEELLP; encoded by the coding sequence ATGGCCCAGAACACAGCATTCATCATCGCGGGAGCGGGGCTGGCCGGCGCGAAGGCCGCGGAGGCGTTGCGGACGGAGGGCTTCGACGGGCCCGTCCTGCTGCTGGGCGAGGAGCGCGAGCGTCCCTACGAGCGGCCGCCGCTCTCCAAGGGCTACCTCCTGGGCACCTCCGAGAAGGAGAAGGTCTACGTCCACCCGCCGCAGTGGTACGCCGCGAACGACGTCGACCTGCGCACCGGCAACGCCGTCACCGCCCTGGACCCGGCCGCCCACGAGGTGACCCTCGCCGACGGCAGCCGCCTGGGCTACGCCAAGCTGCTGCTGGCCACCGGCTCCACCCCGCGCACGCTGCCGGTGCCCGGCGCCGACCTCGACGGGGTCCACACCCTGCGGCGCCTGGCGGACAGCGACCGCCTCAAGGACGTCTTCCGCTCCGCGGCGCGGATCGTGGTGATCGGCGGCGGCTGGATCGGGCTGGAGACCGCGGCCGCCGCGCGGGCGGCCGGGGTCGAGGTGACCGTGCTGGAGTCGGCGCCGCTGCCCCTGCTGGGGGTGCTGGGCCCGGAGGTCGCCCAGATCTTCGCCGGTCTGCACACCGAGCACGGTGTCGCGCTGCGCTGCGACACCCAGGTCACCGAGATCACCGGCACCGACGGCGCGGTGGACGGGGTGCGGCTGGCCGACGGCACCCGTATCGCGGCCGACGCGGTCATCGTGGGCGTCGGGATCACCCCCAACAGCGAGCTGGCCGCCGCGGCCGGGCTCAAGGTCGACGACGGCGTCGTCGTGGACGAGCGGCTGTGCTCCTCCCACCCGGACATCCACGCCGCCGGCGATGTCGCGAACGCCTACCACCCCCTCCTGGGCAAGCACCTGCGCGTCGAGCACTGGGCCAACGCCCTCCACCAGCCCGCGACCGCGGCCCGCGCCATGCTGGGCCGGGAGGCGGTCCACGACCGGCTGCCGTACTTCTTCACCGACCAGTACGACCTGGGCATGGAGTACACCGGCCATGTGGAGCCGGGCGGGTACGACCGCGTGGTGTTCCGCGGCGACACCGCGGCCCGGGAGTTCATCGCCTTCTGGCTCTCCGGCGGCCGGGTGCTGGCCGGGATGAACGTGAACGTCTGGGACGTGACCGAGCCGATCCGGGCGCTGGTGGCGAGCGGGCGGGCCGTGGACCCCGAGCGGCTCGCCGACCCCGGCGTGCCGCTGGAGGAACTGCTGCCCTGA
- a CDS encoding HpcH/HpaI aldolase family protein yields the protein MLRPNEVRHRLAAGEEAYGLFSTLPEPAMVEMIGCADYDFVILDTEHTLVDPQRLENLIRAAETTGLTPFVRVPEADPGAVLRALDAGAMGIVVPHVRGRADIDATIRAARYAPEGMRSLNGGRGPGFGRIDPAEYLRRANAEIMIVALLEDREGVEAIDEILAPGGVDLVLPGPGDLSQSYGVPWQVRHPRIQEAVRALRDACARHDVPFCAMSTTPERRAQWHADGVRAFVLGEDRDLTARALREHRQRTAGQG from the coding sequence ATGCTCCGCCCCAACGAGGTCCGGCACCGGCTCGCCGCGGGCGAGGAGGCGTACGGGCTGTTCAGCACGCTGCCCGAGCCCGCCATGGTCGAGATGATCGGCTGCGCGGACTACGACTTCGTGATCCTGGACACCGAGCACACCCTCGTCGACCCGCAGCGGCTGGAGAACCTCATCCGGGCCGCCGAGACGACCGGGCTCACCCCCTTCGTCCGGGTCCCCGAGGCCGATCCCGGCGCCGTGCTGCGCGCCCTGGACGCCGGGGCGATGGGCATCGTCGTCCCGCACGTCCGCGGCCGCGCGGACATCGACGCCACGATCCGCGCCGCCCGCTACGCACCCGAGGGCATGCGCTCCCTCAACGGCGGCCGGGGCCCCGGCTTCGGCCGCATCGACCCGGCCGAGTACCTCCGCCGGGCCAACGCGGAGATCATGATCGTGGCGCTCCTGGAGGACCGGGAGGGCGTCGAGGCGATCGACGAGATCCTCGCCCCCGGCGGCGTCGACCTGGTCCTGCCGGGCCCCGGCGACCTCTCCCAGTCCTACGGGGTCCCCTGGCAGGTCCGCCACCCCCGCATCCAGGAAGCGGTCCGGGCCCTGCGCGACGCCTGCGCCCGCCACGACGTGCCGTTCTGCGCCATGTCCACCACCCCGGAGCGCCGCGCGCAGTGGCACGCCGACGGTGTCCGGGCCTTCGTCCTGGGCGAGGACCGCGACCTGACGGCGCGGGCGCTGCGGGAACACCGGCAGCGGACCGCGGGGCAGGGGTGA
- a CDS encoding IucA/IucC family protein gives MTVSPDTTDAPAGQETAGAAEESELLLRVLSALLREDVVGLRSAGTRLERPDGPWLRLPAGPAAGALLLPLGADGYQSTWAARLPLLVRESDGARLTTVDAVLTALRALADPADRPGFDAFAEECRQTLATMRLHTRTRDAVDRLLTERHGTSPAAWQGLTGGLAYDTLAARTDHPVYPTSRGRSGLDDGQLHAYAPEFHPRFALRWLAVPRAATTVAGGGTAALPACWPAPAELGLPRLDESHLALPVHPLTLGDPLREALRETGLEGEAVLSARPLLDAVPTLSMRTVAIDADPRLHLKLPLATATLGLRNRRTIKPRTLIDGAEGQRLLETVIAREPRFAESVLQADETVYAHADHELLAVLCRRYPAGLDGSAVVPMAALLGRAPGGRLVIDELADRFYGGDPLALLDAALTLLFDWQTTLFGYGIGLESHQQNISLVLDEGAHGTRLRLLFKDNDAPRLNAVRLRETLGDDAPDPADFADPRIFADHDRPVLDLFTTITLHLCAGSYAFGLARHGRAPLDRLLSLVRDRLAEAVARLGTAPGGPGAALRAHVLDAAELPVKAMVSAGTLLSKERSGAADINKHYTTGPNYLLPTGISR, from the coding sequence ATGACCGTCTCCCCCGACACCACCGACGCTCCGGCCGGGCAGGAGACGGCCGGCGCGGCCGAGGAGTCCGAGCTGCTGCTGCGGGTGCTGAGCGCGCTGCTGCGCGAGGACGTGGTCGGCCTGCGCAGCGCCGGCACGCGGCTGGAGCGGCCGGACGGCCCCTGGCTGCGGCTGCCCGCGGGTCCGGCGGCCGGTGCCCTGCTGCTGCCGCTGGGCGCGGACGGCTACCAGAGCACCTGGGCGGCCCGGCTGCCGCTGCTGGTCCGCGAGTCCGACGGCGCCCGGCTGACGACCGTCGACGCGGTCCTCACGGCGCTGCGCGCGCTCGCCGACCCGGCCGACCGGCCCGGCTTCGACGCGTTCGCCGAGGAGTGCCGGCAGACCCTGGCCACGATGCGGCTGCACACCCGCACCCGGGACGCCGTCGACCGACTGCTGACGGAGCGTCACGGCACCTCGCCCGCCGCCTGGCAGGGGCTGACCGGCGGCCTGGCGTACGACACCCTGGCCGCCCGCACCGACCACCCCGTCTACCCGACCTCGCGGGGCCGCTCCGGCCTGGACGACGGCCAACTGCACGCCTACGCGCCCGAGTTCCATCCCCGGTTCGCACTGCGCTGGCTGGCCGTGCCGCGCGCCGCGACGACCGTCGCGGGCGGCGGGACCGCGGCCCTGCCCGCGTGCTGGCCGGCGCCGGCCGAGCTGGGCCTGCCGCGCCTCGACGAGAGTCATCTCGCCCTGCCCGTCCACCCGTTGACGCTCGGCGACCCGCTGCGCGAGGCCCTGCGCGAGACCGGCCTGGAGGGCGAGGCGGTGCTGTCCGCGCGCCCGCTGCTGGACGCGGTGCCGACCCTGTCGATGCGGACCGTGGCGATCGACGCCGATCCCCGTCTGCACCTGAAACTGCCGCTGGCCACCGCGACGCTGGGGCTGCGCAACCGGCGCACCATCAAGCCCCGCACCCTCATCGACGGCGCGGAGGGCCAGCGACTGCTGGAGACGGTGATCGCCCGCGAACCGCGGTTCGCTGAGTCGGTCCTGCAGGCCGACGAGACGGTGTACGCCCACGCGGACCACGAGCTGCTCGCCGTGCTGTGCCGGCGCTACCCGGCCGGGCTGGACGGCAGCGCCGTGGTGCCGATGGCCGCGCTGCTGGGCCGGGCGCCCGGCGGACGGCTGGTGATCGACGAACTCGCCGACCGCTTCTACGGCGGTGACCCACTGGCCCTGCTGGACGCCGCGCTGACCCTGCTCTTCGACTGGCAGACCACCCTGTTCGGCTACGGCATCGGCCTGGAGTCGCACCAGCAGAACATCTCGCTGGTCCTGGACGAAGGGGCGCACGGCACCCGGCTGCGGCTGCTGTTCAAGGACAACGACGCGCCGCGCCTCAACGCCGTACGGCTACGCGAGACCCTGGGCGACGACGCCCCGGACCCGGCGGACTTCGCCGATCCGCGGATCTTCGCGGACCACGACCGGCCGGTGCTGGACCTGTTCACCACCATCACCCTCCATCTGTGCGCGGGCTCCTACGCCTTCGGGCTGGCCCGGCACGGACGGGCACCGCTCGACCGGCTGCTGAGCCTGGTCCGCGACCGGCTCGCCGAGGCCGTCGCGCGGCTGGGCACCGCGCCGGGCGGACCGGGCGCCGCGCTGCGCGCGCACGTCCTGGACGCCGCGGAACTGCCGGTCAAGGCGATGGTCAGCGCCGGGACCCTGCTGTCCAAGGAGCGGTCCGGCGCGGCCGACATCAACAAGCACTACACCACCGGCCCCAACTATCTGCTGCCGACGGGGATTTCCCGATGA